In Verrucomicrobiia bacterium, one DNA window encodes the following:
- the nuoK gene encoding NADH-quinone oxidoreductase subunit NuoK yields the protein MNIGLEHYLVVSAVLFALGLLGVITRRNILVIYMSLELMLNAANLALIAFSRFNNNLDGQVMVFFIITVAAAEVAVGLALIVALFRRRQTTHVEDLTTLKL from the coding sequence ATGAACATCGGCCTCGAACATTACCTGGTTGTCAGCGCGGTGCTGTTCGCGCTGGGGCTGCTCGGCGTCATCACGCGCCGGAACATCCTCGTCATTTACATGTCGCTCGAGTTGATGCTCAACGCGGCGAACCTGGCGCTGATCGCGTTCTCGCGGTTCAACAACAACCTCGATGGCCAGGTCATGGTGTTCTTCATCATCACCGTGGCCGCGGCGGAGGTTGCCGTCGGTTTGGCGCTCATTGTGGCCCTGTTCCGCCGCCGGCAGACCACGCACGTTGAGGATTTGACGACCCTGAAACTTTGA
- a CDS encoding NADH-quinone oxidoreductase subunit J, whose protein sequence is MQDIQPYLFYLFAALAVICAIMVVANPFSRSPVTSAMFLVLTMGCLAGLFTLLHAFFLAAVQVLVYAGAVMVLFLFVIMLLDLKEEQRRKIKGLGLVGGLVSVGAILVIFVLSLLATKPGAGALANTEGSTFELGRLLFTQYLLPFEIVSVLLLVAMVGVVLLSKKDLK, encoded by the coding sequence ATGCAGGACATCCAACCATACTTGTTTTATCTGTTCGCCGCGCTCGCCGTGATCTGCGCGATCATGGTCGTGGCGAACCCGTTCAGCCGCAGCCCGGTCACCAGCGCGATGTTCCTCGTGCTGACGATGGGTTGCCTCGCGGGGTTATTCACGCTGCTGCACGCGTTCTTCCTCGCCGCGGTGCAGGTGCTTGTTTACGCGGGCGCCGTGATGGTGTTGTTCTTGTTCGTCATCATGCTGCTCGACCTGAAGGAAGAACAGCGCCGCAAGATCAAGGGACTTGGGTTGGTGGGTGGACTGGTGTCCGTGGGCGCGATTCTTGTGATTTTTGTGCTCAGCCTGCTGGCGACGAAACCCGGCGCCGGTGCGCTCGCCAACACGGAGGGGTCCACCTTTGAACTGGGCCGGTTGTTGTTCACGCAATACCTGCTGCCCTTCGAAATCGTCTCGGTCCTCCTGCTCGTGGCCATGGTCGGTGTGGTGTTGCTCAGCAAAAAGGACCTGAAATGA
- a CDS encoding NADH-quinone oxidoreductase subunit I gives MIVERKKLNFWERLYVPAVLGGFKVTVRHFIKVVFKRQPVTMQYPEERWVVPEGYRGAPYLVKDQEGNTKCVSCQLCEFICPPKAIKITPPGPTGKQADRPNAEKMPAEFEINMLRCIFCGYCQEVCPEEAIFLQKDWSHVGTNRAEMIYNKEKLLSLGGTHAGAQKWKHKLEEAKEQESFPVKP, from the coding sequence ATGATTGTCGAACGCAAAAAACTGAATTTCTGGGAGCGCCTCTACGTTCCGGCCGTGCTCGGCGGATTCAAGGTGACCGTGCGGCATTTCATCAAGGTCGTCTTCAAGCGGCAACCGGTCACAATGCAGTATCCCGAGGAACGCTGGGTCGTGCCCGAGGGTTATCGCGGCGCGCCCTACCTCGTGAAGGACCAGGAAGGCAACACCAAGTGCGTCTCCTGCCAGCTTTGCGAATTCATCTGTCCGCCCAAGGCCATCAAGATCACGCCGCCCGGCCCGACCGGCAAGCAGGCCGACCGCCCGAACGCGGAGAAGATGCCCGCCGAATTTGAGATCAACATGCTCCGCTGCATCTTCTGCGGCTACTGCCAGGAAGTCTGCCCGGAGGAGGCGATCTTCCTCCAGAAGGACTGGTCGCACGTCGGCACGAATCGCGCCGAGATGATTTACAACAAGGAAAAGCTCCTGTCGCTCGGCGGCACGCACGCCGGCGCCCAGAAGTGGAAACACAAGCTGGAGGAAGCCAAAGAGCAGGAGAGTTTCCCGGTGAAGCCCTGA
- the nuoH gene encoding NADH-quinone oxidoreductase subunit NuoH codes for MIAWFNNLIANHGFVVFSAIKIVGVFAVLMTCVAYAVWVERKVAAAIQDRVGPNRAGPFGLLQPACDGIKAFLKEDFTPAHVRKAYFWIAPAVAMIPALLTVAVIPFGSQIGAQKMVIADLNVGILYTFGIVSLGVYGIVLAGYAANSKYPFLGGIRSSAQLISYELAMGMSVIPIFLWVGDLNLSQVVMTQTGFVSWLPQALGGVRLPNWLVFQSPMLTLSFFIFMVSAFAETNRTPFDLPEAEQELAGGYNVEYSSIKFALFFMGEYANMIAASAMMVTLFFGGWTLPWFGLDQPASSIAGGFLHIGIFFAKVVAFVFTIIWVRWMWPRFRYDQLMDLGWRRFIPVALVNIVVTAIWLWWRSTH; via the coding sequence ATGATTGCATGGTTTAACAACTTGATCGCGAATCACGGCTTTGTGGTGTTCAGCGCCATAAAGATCGTGGGCGTCTTTGCCGTGCTCATGACCTGCGTGGCCTACGCCGTTTGGGTGGAACGCAAGGTCGCGGCGGCCATTCAGGACCGCGTCGGTCCGAATCGTGCGGGTCCGTTCGGTTTGTTGCAACCGGCGTGCGACGGCATCAAGGCGTTCCTCAAGGAAGACTTCACGCCGGCCCACGTGCGGAAGGCGTATTTCTGGATCGCACCGGCCGTGGCGATGATTCCGGCCCTGCTGACGGTGGCGGTGATTCCATTCGGCTCCCAAATCGGCGCGCAGAAGATGGTCATTGCCGACCTGAACGTGGGCATCCTTTACACGTTCGGCATCGTGTCGCTCGGCGTGTATGGCATCGTGCTCGCGGGTTACGCGGCGAATTCCAAGTATCCGTTCCTCGGTGGCATCCGCTCCAGCGCGCAGCTCATCAGCTACGAGCTCGCGATGGGCATGTCGGTCATTCCAATTTTCCTCTGGGTTGGCGATCTGAATTTGAGCCAGGTGGTGATGACGCAAACCGGCTTCGTGAGCTGGCTGCCGCAGGCGTTGGGCGGCGTGCGTCTCCCGAACTGGCTGGTCTTTCAAAGCCCGATGCTGACGCTGTCGTTCTTCATCTTCATGGTTTCGGCGTTTGCGGAAACCAACCGCACGCCGTTTGATTTGCCGGAGGCCGAGCAGGAACTCGCCGGCGGTTACAACGTGGAATACAGCTCGATCAAGTTTGCGCTCTTCTTCATGGGCGAATATGCGAACATGATCGCCGCCTCGGCGATGATGGTGACGCTGTTCTTCGGCGGCTGGACGCTGCCGTGGTTTGGTTTGGACCAGCCGGCCAGTTCCATCGCAGGCGGCTTCCTGCACATTGGCATTTTCTTCGCGAAGGTTGTGGCCTTCGTGTTCACCATCATCTGGGTGCGTTGGATGTGGCCGCGTTTCCGTTACGACCAGTTGATGGACTTGGGCTGGCGGCGGTTCATCCCCGTGGCGTTGGTGAACATCGTGGTGACGGCCATCTGGCTGTGGTGGAGAAGCACACATTAA